The genomic region TTCTTTGCTACTTTGCTGACCCTCTTGGCCCCGTGCCCTTTAGACGAAGGCATCGCCCCAGCATttgctttccatctctctctccctctctctctctttgtccattGCATCCCGCCTCTCTTGGGAAGGCTGGATCCAAATGTCCAAATGGAAGTTCCTCTAGGcaagtggttctcaaccttaTCTGTCCTAATTAGAACCacttgggagattttttaaaaatcctgatgcctAGGCCACACCCCCAGAAAATTAGAATCTCTGAGGGAAAGGGTGGCAatcaggcatcagtatttttcaaagccatttttcattcttccaCCTGgagatagttttctttcttctgacctCTCACGGTGCTTTACCTGAACTGTTCTTAGAAAcctctgttttttaaagtctgactcttgtatggaaaccaatctgacaacagatttcatgttaaaaaaaataaaattaaataaaaaataaaattaaaaaaaaaataaagtctgactCAAGAACCGGACTCTGGGTTTCAAATCCCCATGTATCTACCACGAGACTTTAGGCAAGTGTGTTCATgcctctatgcctcagtttcctcatctgtaaaatgggtcggGAGAGAGCATAATAATAGGACttacctcataaggttgttaCGAGAAATTAAAAGCCTAGATCAGTGCCGGGCACATAACATCAGTGAAAGTCGTCTATTAGCTTTGAGGAGTCAGTAGGATTTGTAAGTGATAAATTTATATCTAACCCAGTGAGTGTCTCCAGAACTTCCTGGAGAGTTTGCTAACGAGTTCCTGGACCtcactcccagagattctgactgcgtagtctggggtggggctgaggTCTGCATTTCTCATGAGTTTTGGGTAACACCACTGCTGCTGGTCTGCGGACCCAGCTATGCATATTGCTGGCCTAATTCACCTCTGTATCCTCTCCCACCTGCTTCTTCACGCTGAAGATTGGTAGGAGGCCAACTCTGCTAGAACTCTCCTCGAGTTCAGACCTCAGAGGTCATTCCCTGATAGCTGATTGATCCCTCCTGAGTACAATGCCCTGGGGTCCAGAACTTGCGTGACTCATACTCTCAGAGAGGAGTCCAGATGGCCCCTTTTGTACCAACCCAGAGCTTTTAAGGAGTAGGATGGGGTCTAACGCAAGCACAACTCAAAACCAACCCCAGCTCTGTAGTGTGACCCATGAGGTCTTAAATCAGGAGCCATGGGTTTGTACAAAACGGTAAGAATGGGCAAAGTTTGCCCTTGATTTGGttttacttctccaaagaaggccgTCCTTCTCTTATATCTGGGCTCAGGGACCTCGTGGTATTTAGTGACACAGCAGAGCCCCTGGGTTGCTCTATCCCTGTGGATTTAAGTCACTGCCTTAGCCAGATTTTCTTTGTAAGACCTTCGCGCACCCCCTTGCAATCAGAGAAGGACATCAACTTCTACCTCAGATAAGCAAGATGCCATTTTGTGCTTCTGCCTCATAAGAGCACTGAGCTGCCTTGTGGTGCTCTTGACCCTGATTCTGGCTTCTTTAATGCGATTGTAGCGCTaggcatttaaacattttttggttCCTTCTGGAAGAGGCCAGAATACGCCCACCATTGTGTCTGGCTCTTTGCCCTCGtgttgtttatttggttttgccCACCTCTGTGCAGCTAAGGTATCTATCTCATTACATTCTCCTTTTAAGCTgactattttgtttccattttagcTCAAGTCCATTACACTAAATACTGTACACATTATTATCCCCTAAACGACTTTACTCAATCAGTTTTAGCAAGCAAGGTCAGGGCCCACTGAGCTGGAAGACCAGCCCTTGAATTGGCTCTCAACCAAAACAGccaacagcccccccccccccgccccccacctcctcaaATCAACATTGCTCCCAGAGGGACGGAGCTTTACGTTGGTGAAGAATGTATtaattaaagcaaatgaaaatgccCTCATTTGTTGTAATGAATTTAGCTCTTGCAGGCCATTTTCTACGGGGTCGCCTGCGTGGAAGATGTGCTGAAAAGAATTAAAGGGGAAAGAGACCTTAAGTTCGTGACCGCCTTCAGAGACCTGCTTTTTACCACGCTGGCTTTTCCAATATCCACAGTAAGTGACGAAGGTGTGTTAGTAATATAATACCCAGGTAGATTCGCAGGAACAACACATCCCCCGGGGCAGCAAGGCTGTTCAGGCCCCCATTATTGCAAACCAGAGCAACTGCGTTTGCATGAATGTCTTGCCTGAGGACTGTACCGTGTTGCCCAGTGGCATCCGGAAACAGGGCTCATTACGGACTGGAGTTAACACTGCCTTCTTATCTTGGTGAACGTCCGATCCAAGATCCTTGTTGATGTTTAATGGGGAAGGGTTTGAAGGATCTTTCTTCATCAAACGACAGCTAAGATAACCTTGGCTCCATGGGAGTACCGGGAATGCAGGGTGCTGGGGAGACAGATGACTCATTTTCCCTTTTATACATCTTGTTTCACTTGCTACAATGAGCATATGTTACTTCTGCAAgtggaaaccataaaaaaaaaaaaaaaagggtatgaGAACTTCAGAGTTGGTACGTGGAAAAGACAATTGGGGAGAGAGCGAGACAGTCTGTCCAAAATATCTCGTGTGGGGTGCACAGTGAGAGCCTCAttcattttgttgaatgaatggaccCTGGAAAGAAGTACAACATATGCCAGTGACAGTGAGCGTATCTGCTGATACGGTCCACGTTTCGATGACGTGGCTCCTGTTTCCATTCATCTGGCAGAATGGGAATGAACTGGGATCAAGCCCGTCGGCCGCCCAGCAGAATCTGTGCTTAGAAATGGCTGCCTCTTTCCACCTATCCTTGTCCTGAATTCTCTAGCATTGAGCCTTCAAACTTAGATGGGCAAGGAAAGTGTAAGACTCAAACCACCCCGCGTGGCTGCTCTCAGTATTTCTGATGAAAGCTTAGACAAGAGAGGTCATTGGTTAAAATAAagtgacttggggcacctgggtggctcagtcagttgggtgtctgactttggctcaggtcatgatctcacagatcgtgagtttgaaccccgggccgggctctgtgctgacagctcagagcctggagcctgcttcggattctgcgtctccctctctcttggcccctccccgctcacgctctgtctctctcggtctctcaaatataaaaaaacattaaaaaaattaaaaaaaaaaaacaaatgaaaataaaataaaatgacttaagaGTCGGTGAATCCTGTTTATCTATATCTACCCTGTCTGCTACGATGACAAATAATTAATCCCCAACTCTCTGGAATCCCCAGAGTGGACCTAGCAATTCAACAGTGAggaattttgtcttcattttacatttctataatgTGCCTGGAGGATATCTTTAAAACTGGTGTCTATTCTTATTTCGCCATGTTTCCTTGGTTAACTTAGAAAGCTCCGACtgacaaaaaaatttaatgatgctatttttgtgttctattttccagtttgtatttttgtcattctggatcctctttctctacgATCGAGAGCTCGTTTACCCGAAGGCCCTAGATGGTATCTTTCCAGAATGGTTGAATCATGCAATGGTGAGTGAGGGGGAAATTCAGTGACTTTGGAAAGGCAACAGCCTCTGTACTAAGAACTCCACAGTGCCTTATTTATGTTTCCAAACTTCTCAGCCCCCAGCATCCTGTTCACTTCTCACTCTCCATCCCATCACTATTTATTTCAAGAGCACAGTAaggatacaaaatgaacaaacatggCTGCTGTAATTGGAGCCACTGCGAGCAGAGGGGATGTCGAGGCAACCCTTTTTGCCAAGTTACTTCTGAAGTCGTTGAAAAGACACCCAACCATAAGGACAGGCAACCTCTTGGCGGCTGCAGTCCTGAAAGAGAGGTGACTTCCGCAAATGGCATGTAATGAAAACCTGATCTAGGAAAGAAGTCaagcaacctttaaaaaaaaatccaccccaGCATCCAAGGAGCAGCTCACACAGCTTAGCTTTTTAGCTAATACTCGATAGGGCTATACATGGCAACTGGAATTATCATTAACACATTTCTGTGGATATATTCCCATTTCGTTTTTTATTcgcatgtttatttttgaggggctgGATAGTAAACAGAACCTGTTCTGAGATATTCAGGTCACTGGTATCTGAACGCCAGTAACAGTGAGCTGGACAAGTGGTCCTGGCACACGGCTGTTTAGGTCTTGGATGAAAGGGGAGGTCTGAGTCATTGGCATTGCATGCATGCGCTAATCATTCAAAGTCCTAGCTCAGCTCTCAATATTTACGAAGGAGGCAACATCACATGAAAGCTCTTCAAGCTCACAAACTTTCTTCTGCTCCCAGTCCTTACATTGTCTTAAAGCTCAGATGATTACCAATTTGGAAAAGCAACTCATTCCATTAACTCTGCCCCTCTGTGTGCCCTACCCCTGGAAAAATATAGTCTTTCACTTTTACTATGTACTCAGTGAGATACTGATGATTAATTGACAAAGATACACAAGTTCTGATCTAACTTAGAGTTCGGGACAAAAACTATATATTAAATGAGTCCCACCTCTCGGGGATCCCTCCACCACCTTCTTTTGGTTAGACCACTCCTCACCTTCCCAATTTCCCATTAGCATTAATCTCAGATACCCATGTAGGgaatatttctgctttttaatggCACGATACACTGTGCTAAGCTTGTTCCTCAAATATGAGTTCATTTAATTCACACAACCTTCTTCAGATGACAACTGTAATCCTGAttttttgcacacacacacaaaaaaaagctcagagaggttaagtgatttgtgtGGGGCTACCAAGCTCAAAAATGGGACAGCTGGATTTAAATCCAAGGCTAATTCACTGTTGCTTTTTAGTACAATAAGTGCAAAATTTGTGGCTCGATCGGGTTTCATAATTCACCAGGCAATCAAAAAGATGTCACTCAGCTTGATTAACATAGCAAAGTGAgaattctcacttaaaaaaaaaaaaagtccagaatcCCCATCTGTATGCTCATAAGCCAAAATATGACTTAAGAAAATGAAGTGATTGGGGACAAGTGACTGAGCtagatgttattaaaatataaaggcaGAGTCTAGGAAATATCTCTTATTTGGAGCCAAACACATATGTCAAACACCTTTTTCCTGGCTTTATGAGTTCATGTAGGAATTTTCCTACAACCATTACAGGCTTCCCTACCTCTTGCAGGTTCCATTTTCCACATAGAAGAAGTCAAGTTGGACTTCTTCCAAATAGTTGTAATGGTGATGCCTGGCATTTGTGACCTTGCTAAGCAGCCATATGGATTTTTGATAATTTTGGAAGCAGATAGTTGGATAATGTGCATCATATCCACAAACTAATTAGCAAGGCAGATATTGTACAACAGAGGTCTTAAGATATTTTTGTGCTTTCACAATCTAGGGGTTTCTGTTGACCTTTCTATGTGGCCTCTGGTCAATTAAGTAACTTGAGTCTCTTAGAGAGAAAGGACTAGAGTCAACAGAGGAGTGACACAGGTgacaaagagaggagagggggaggcaaGCTGTCTTGGGTCAGACACAGACTCTCCTGTGTTTCTGTTCGTTTCATTGGAGGAACTCCCAACAGAGCCTTGATGGAAAAATGTCGGCATCGCAGAACCAACAGCGGGTGTCCCTGATGTGGTCACCTTCAAAGTGTCATGCTTCCTTTTGTTCTGCTCCAAATCCAATGTCTTCAGGACTGCATCTCATCCCTCTTTCCCAGAGTGTGTCCCTTACCGTCTCTAGTTTCTGTCCTAATTATTAAATTTTCCTAGTCTATTGCCTTGAGGAATGCTCTCTACTAATTTCTTAAATACCAGtatgaatgaatatgaaaatgGCTATCACTGGGTCAACTTGTCGACTCTTTCTAAATTCTAACAGTGTCCTTCCATGACAATCCAGAGGAGTGAATACCTGGAAACCACCACTGTGGCAGCCAGGGTGATAATGAGCGGTTAGGCTAGACATTTGGTACCAGTCGTCTCCATATGGGGCCGGCCCTGTTCTGAAGGGAATCGCCCCCTTTTCTCTTCCACAAGATAAGGATTATTGTTGTCCATAGCCAGTCACAAGCTTTCCTTAAAGATTCTCTCATttcacgggcgcctgggtggcgcagtcggttaagcgtccgacttcagccaggtcacgatctcgcggtccgtgagttcgagccccgtgtcgggctctgggctgatggcccggagcctggagcctgtttccgattctgtgtctccctctctctctgcccctcccccgttcatgctctgtctctctctgtcccaaaaataaataaaaaatgttgaaaaaaaaaaaaagattctctcatTTCACAACAGTCCTCATGTTTGTGATTCTAGCCTTAGCCCTGAAATATTTCCCCTGTTGCCATTTGTGATGTTGCCCTGGGCTTTATGAGTAGTATTTGTCATATTAAGAAATACCACTCTCTCCTTTGACACAGTGTGGTTATAAAACCTTCATGATTCATCAGGTCTTTGGAACCCTACCAGCCTGACCCTTCTAGCTCCTTGGCGGCGTATCATCGAAGAAGAGTCATTCAGAGTTGACTGTCATCTCTCATGGACATTTTCGTACCCTTGTTTTTTAGTCAAACCAAATAGTAACATGAGATATTTGCATTCACCATTGCCAGGCTGCCATTTGCTGGTGCCCTAGGAACTCGAGTAGATCAACCTGACTCACTGCTGAGTGGTTCTCCAGTCTTcatgaaagaaagggaagatcAGCAAAGTATTCCTCCAGGTTTCACCGGGGAAAACACTACCTCCCTGGGTCTTATCTAAATGACTCCTGAAGATAGAACCAGAGCAGCCACATTTAAATAGCAGGAAGACGACTCAGTAACTGAGGAAACCATCAGATCCTAACCTGAAGAGAGCTAGGGAACTTATTTCTCTGGAAACCAACCTAAATTGTTCAGGTTGCCCCTAAGGAGAGTTGAAATAGATCAGAGAACCCCCCTCAGAGCCCCTCTACATTTGAAAATAGTACCCAGTTATTGAGAACGCGTTATTGCAAGCACTTTTACGAAATATAAAGGATGGCATAGATATGTGATGGTCATAGAAAACTCTCAATCCATGGTCacagaattttagaactgaaaagcTTTCTTTCGTGTTAACAGAGGTTTCAAAATCATCTGCTCTTAAGAGACAGGCCTTACCTTGGCTGTTTAAATTGGAGCAGGTGCCGGATACGGCTTCTTAGTTATTAAGTGCCTtgccatttattcatttgaaaaaaataattaagtaccAACTATGTGTGGAGCATCACGATCAATGTTTGACAAGGGTTTTGATTTCAAGCACCCTTAAATCTGATTGAGGCTAGTATATACACACAGaggtgaaataataaaataacacttaATACGAACGTAAGACATTGACATATGAGGCGTCATACAGAAGTAAGTCATTATTACCAAATGAATGATGTAGACAGGAGGGCTTCTGTGCCCCCTGTGTCCTGGTCTGGCTGTGACCGACACATGGTTCATGTCTAGAAGGCCAGTGGGCCCTCTCTGGGGATGTGCTGGGGAGTCAAAATGTCGTGGCAGTGAAAATCTAAACCTTCCAGTTTCTTCCTCCCTCATAGCATGCAAGATGCTGTCTCCCACAAATTCATACCCAATCTCAGATTTTTCTCTCCCACCCATAAACCTGGTGTGAAATAGTTGGGCTGCCGAGTAGGTGAGTTCTGAAGGTCAACTGTGGACCTATCAGTACCAAATAGCCACACTTTGTTGTCAAAAATTACCAACCCATCCTCCATACCTTCCTGATTCCtcatcccagccctgcctctgagCAGAGGAGACCCACAATCTAGATATCTATGGATAGGTCAGTGGTTTTCAGCCTTTAGGGAATAGACCTTTTTGTGAATTGGGAAGTCTCTGAGTCTATAAATTCCATTTATGGGACTCAGGTTAACCTTTCCTGGCATAACTGAGCATATGCCTGGAAAGAGGACCCCTAGATGATTTTGATGCTCAGTTCAAATCGAAAAGACAGAATCAAGAAttatgcattaatttttttcatttaaatgtttgaacgtttatttatttttgagagagagacagagtataagcaggggaagggccgagagagggagggagacacagaatccgaagcaggctccaggctctgagctgtcggcacagagcccgacgcggggctcgaactcacacaccatgagaccatgacctgagccaaagtctaatgcttaaccaactgagccacccaggttccccaaggattattcatttaaaaaaaaaaaaaagccattatgATATACTTAGATCTGTTTTCATCTTTATGGGGTGAAATGTGAGATATGTGTCCTAACTGCAAAAAGCTTAAactatagatattatatatatatgtataccatacacatatatattcccaCTCAGCCTTTTAACTTACTAACTGCAGAGGCTGTGTTTTGTAGCATCTTTGGGAGGATATTTGTGAcagtaaaaaaatacaaaaacaacccCCACCTCAGTATTATTAACCAGAACGTCCACATCTAAAAGGAAAGAGGGACCTGGTCAAGTTCCCATGGGATACTCCACCTCCCATCCACCTCTGCCGTCCCCATGATGTAAGACATCAGCCAAAGTATGTCCTGTTGGTAGAGTGCCCCAGCCCATGTCACTCTTAGGGTGGTAAATGAGATCTGTTGGAGGATATTTGAATCACAGTCCAAAGTCACTGGAAGCCATGCAGCTCTCCTACAGTGAGATAGCTGGAAATAAACTCTCCTCAGAAATACCTTTGTAAACCCTACCTTGATGGACACCATTTTTATCAAATGTTATCTCACTATAGGGAGCCTCCTTTATATTATatctacatatttttatataatatataaccatatatatttttttctagctaGTGTATATAATAATAAGCAAGACCTTTAACTTTAACACGAGGCAGTGCTAACAAGCATTTATAGAGTAGCTTCTATGTACCAGGCCCTCTTCTAGGCACTaaagatgtaaaaacaaacaaaccaaagaaatcTGTCCTTGTGGAGAATATATATAATCTTAGTGGGGGAGAGaagcaataaatgaataaatagtgaATGATGTCAAGGAGCgaaagtattaaaatgaaaagtaaagcagGGTGAGGGGacaaaggagtgtgtgtgtgtgtgtgtgtgtgtgtgtataaaactagTAGGTTTATAGGGTGTAGGCCAATCAGAGTGGTCAGGGATGCCTCTGTGGTGAGCtgatattttcagagaaatttgGATAAAGTGAGGAAGGCGGCCACAGGAAATTTTGGCAAAAGGGCTCAGGCAGACAGTAAAGCAAgtacttggggctcgatctcacaaacacgagatcatgacctgagctgaaatcaagagtcggacgcttaactgactgagccaccagatgcacCAAGAGAGATAAGGTTTTTAAGCTAAGGCATGGGGAAAGGGTATGGATGGAGATCCTAGGGACAGTGCAAGGGTTGAGGAGGACATGTTCCGTTTGGACATGTTTGAGATGCCTGTTAGATGGCAAAATCGAGGTGCAGAACAGCAGGTTGCCATTTGAGCATTGGGGAGATTTTCGGACTGGTGTTATAAATTTGGTTGTCTACATcatgattctttttaaagttaattaagaTCACCTAAGGGGTAAGTACAGCTCCTGAAGATACTCCAGGACTAAGCCTTAGAACATTCCATTTCCTGTGCCTGGGAGGAAAAGCAGAGTTTTACGAAGGAGATTGTGAAGGGGCTGCCCATGAGTTAGGAGGAAACCCAATGCCTTTAGGTCTCCCAGAAGTCAAGTACACAAATGTTTCAAGAAAGAGGAAGTATTGCATGTCAGAAGCTTCCGAGAGGTCAAGTATGATGATATTGTAAGATGACCTGAGTTAGAATCTTCCATTGGCTTTGGCAATACTAAACTCTCCAGTGACTTGCACAAGAGCAATTTGATGGAGTGATAAGGGGAGGTAGAGCCTTGGTAATGCTACATGCATTCGTTTCCTGTTGCTACTTAACAAAGTAATGGAAACTTTATGACTTAAGACAACATAAATCTGTCAGCTtagagttctggaggtcagaagatCAAAATGCGTCTTGTGGGGTGAGGTCAAGACATTAGTAcagctgcattccttctggagactccaCAGGAGAATcggtttccttgccttttccacctATAATCTGCTTACATTCCTTGGTTCGTGGCCTCTTCCCCCTTCTTCAAATCTGTTGTACCATTACATTCTAAAATCTTCTCTGGTGATTTTCTATTCTGGACTAGGTTCACGTCAGAACGAAAATATGACTGCCCAAAAAGATCAGAAAATGGTCTTGGGACATGATTCATCCTGGGACTTTAGGGAGGGTAGGGATACACTAGTTAAGTCCTTGAATGGATGGTGTGCCACTGAAGAGATCCTTTTCCAGAGCATTGTTCCAAAGCTCCTGAACCAAGAATGAAAATATGGTCAATGGCCACATCCTGATATTTCCTTGGATATTTTTTCCAGGTTTAATCACTACAGTGTTATTTATGGGTTGTCCTCTTGTTTAAAACCATTTCTAGCTATTACTTTATTCACACTATTCCTTTCCTAATCTAAGGCGGGTTAGACTCTCCAACAGACATTCACCTGGGAAACAGGTTGAGTGAATGCTTAAGGCTCAGCAGTGAAATCAGAAGCTAAGCTGGGATTAGGGAGCAGAAGTCACTGAGTAAGGACAATAAAGCCATCTTGCCCCTCAGGAAGTCTTAAGGTGAACAGCAGATTTTGATAATGAGCTGCCAAAGGAGTACCAATCCACTCACAGTTTTATATAACTACAACCAAGCGATCACAGTGCCTGCTTTTCTTtgatgttcatttacttttgagagagacagacagagtgtgagtgggggaggggccaagagggagggagccacagaatccaaagcaggttccaggctctgagccgtcagcacagagccccatgcagggcttaaactcacaaactacgagatcatgacctgagctgaagtcagatgctgaatcgactgagccacccaggcgccccatgctttcTTCATCtcctgagagcagggagggacccGAGTGGTGaaagtttatctttatttttctttttttaaatcccactTTGGAGAACTTCCCAGGTGTGCTGAAGAGTGGCTCTCTTTTACGATTCCACGATCTAGTATTTCTTCGTATTTCTAAACAGAATACCCATTAGAAAATACATCCCAGTTTCAAAATGAAGGTCCAagactcttattttatttttttaatatccaaaCGATATACGTGTCTTCTAAGTAGTTACTAGGaatttgaataattaaaatcatttggTGCCCTTGAGGCTGTGCTGCTGAGTCTGCCCTCCCATGTGATGTAATTAATCCTTACTTCCATGGCAACTGTGTGTAACACTACCAACAAGAAGAATGACTTTGTGTTGAAGAATAACCGGGACGGAGAAACTCATAACGGGAGGTCCTAAACCCCTCTGAAAtaccaagagaaaggaaaaaaaaaaaaaaaaaagctaagtggGTAGGAAAGAGCTTACTAACATCCCGTGATCTCAGAACAGAAGTGAAAATGCCCAAGAGCAGCAGGGTGGGCGGGTGGGAGAGCCTTCTCCTCCGCCAGATTACAATGAACGTCACCCGCCTGATTACAGAGGTAGCACAAAGTCCCCCCATGCCTGTGGCTGCTTGGGAAACCCACTGGAAGCCACTCAGACAGCTGTGGAGCCCGGTCCTCTCCTGGAGCAGGGAGCCGCTGCGGGACTTTcaaccagcccccagcccccagcccccttccctggTCTCTGCATCCTTTCTGCCTGTAGAGCAGTCACCTGTGCCCCACTGGAAATTTCGAGCTTGTCTGAGTCTACCACCTCGTTCTCACCTCCAGGTGCTCGTGTTACCGAGCAGGAGAACATTTCTGCAGGACACTGCTCTCTTGGATGGTGTCTCCACTTACCCACACGCTGCACGCCCATGGCATGGATTCCTGGCTCGGAGACGCTTCTCTGTCTTGAGTTTTGAATTCTCCgccctgcccttcctctccctctcacgATCTAATGGGCACATTCGTGTACACGGGCGCTTGCTTTGCCGGCTCGTTCCTAAATCTCGCCCACTCTGGTGCCCTAGCAGCGACCGTACTTTCTTACGAGCTGCCCCGTCTCACCTGCAGGTACTCATGAGATTCATCCATTTTCTCGAAGGTTTCAGGAAGTGAACACATGGGGGCAAGAGACAGCTCTTTCTCCAGGGAGGTCCTGCACGCTGAGCCAGGAGGCCTGGGGGGCCACTGGGCTCCGGGAGTGGGAGTAAAAGCTTTGCTCAAAGTGGGCATCCTGCTTTGATGCTCAGTGATTCTACAAGCGCATGGGGCATATACTTACAGCCCtttggtttgtttaaaaaaaattttttttaacattcatttatggagagacagagtgagacacagagtatgagcgatagaggggcagaaagagagggagacacagaatgccaagccggctccaggctctgagccatcagcacagagccccacgcggggctcgaactcacaaactgtgagatcatgacctgagccgaagtcggacacttaacccactgagccaccca from Panthera uncia isolate 11264 chromosome B2 unlocalized genomic scaffold, Puncia_PCG_1.0 HiC_scaffold_25, whole genome shotgun sequence harbors:
- the ADTRP gene encoding androgen-dependent TFPI-regulating protein isoform X1 yields the protein MAPRSELAMRRTCTCIYHFLVWSWYLFLNYYISQQGGDQRKSKIFLNGGQWKYLTFLNLLLQAIFYGVACVEDVLKRIKGERDLKFVTAFRDLLFTTLAFPISTFVFLSFWILFLYDRELVYPKALDGIFPEWLNHAMVLVLPSRRTFLQDTALLDGVSTYPHAARPWHGFLARRRFSVLSFEFSALPFLSLSRSNGHIRVHGRLLCRLVPKSRPLWCPSSDRTFLRAAPSHLQVLMRFIHFLEGFRK